From the Helianthus annuus cultivar XRQ/B chromosome 17, HanXRQr2.0-SUNRISE, whole genome shotgun sequence genome, the window CTTTAACATTCTTGTTATCAACCCTAGTAATCACCAATGTTGTTGCTGATTGCACATGTGAACCGGAACAAATATCCGGCGACAAGGGCAAAGCTCTCCACTACAAACTGATCGCTATCGCTTCCATCCTCACGGCGGGGGGCGTCGGCGTTACTCTACCCTTCTTGGGCAAGATCTTTCCGGCTTTAGGACCCGAAAAAGACGGGTTCTTTGTGGTGAAAACATTCGCAGCCGGCGTGATCTTGGCCACAGGGTTTATTCATATACTTCCACAGGCGTTTAATAGATTGAATTCTCCGTGTTTGGAGGGACATGGGTGGACGGAGTTTCCGATGGCCGGGTTGGTGGCGATGGTGGCCACCATGGCTACACTTTTGTTTGAGAGTTCTGCGGCAGCGTATCAGGTTAGAGCGGCAGCGACCAAGGTGATGGGAGGTGGTGAGGATACAGAAATGGAGGTGGGGATTATGCATGATCATGGTCATGGTCATGGTCATGGATCATTGTTGATGGATGATGATGCTGAAGTTCGTCGTTATCGAATTGTTTCACAGGTAAATCTTCTTATGTTTTGGTATATATGATACTTGATAGAATGTTTATATATTTGTTAAAAGTGATAAAATATGGTTGCTAAGAATATAGGGCAAGTTGCAGAGTCCGGCTATagttcttttcttttttttttttttttttttttttgaacggccaacaaactcaatcccgagcactctcgaggcacccactggacaaacggagtactccgagagtaacccgagtccaccaccaattccggagaaaacccgataacccacccgcccgtagccCAGGGAAAACCGCTATAGTTCTTTTCTAAGGGAAATTATTTtgaaattactttttgagtctcttTGTTATAATGGTTTTAATTACTTGAGTTCAAAATTAAAATGTTTAACACTTTGAGTTTTTAAACACTTATTTTGTAACACTTTGAGTCCATTTTTTTTAACCATCCACTAAGTTTGTTAACCAGGAGGGCAATTTAGTCATTTATACACAAAGTACAAGTCTTATATGCACAAAAGTATAAGGAACAAGTGTTTAATGAATaaagattttaatattatatataaaataaattgcATATACTATTATACACACCTGCACACACAAACATTTCACACACACACATGCCCATCcctcctctctccctctctcatCTAGAACCTACCACCACCGTTAACACCACTGCACCATCACCATCCCCACCGCACCTCCACCACTATCACCACCTTCCGTTGACCGCCAACCACCTGCAAACAACACCTTCACCATTATCACCACCTTCCACACCGTCAACCGCCACTGTCGAGATCACCATAAAACAGTCAAGACCACCACCAGACTCACCTAACATGATAGATAcagaaacaaaacataaacaatcaAGACCACCACCATATCTAATCGGAGAGGTGACGACGATGATGtcgttttagggttttagtggtGGCGGTTTTAGGGTTTCAGTGGTGGCGACGGTGATGTCGGTTTAGGGTTTCAGTGGTGGCAGCTTTGATGGTGATGACGGTGTTGTCGGAGGTAGGGCAATGGTGGTGGTTTATTGTGTTGATGGTGTTGTTGGAGGTGGGGTCATAGGTGGTATATGGTGATGGTTTattgtggtgatggtggtgtcGGAGGTGGGGCCAGAGGTGGTGTATGGCGGTGGTTTATTGTGGTGATGGTGCTGTCGGAGGTTGGCCGGAGGTGGTTTattgtggtgatggtggtgtttggttgCAGCCTGCATGTGAGGTGGTTGTGGTTGCTAGGAGGAGGTGTTGTACGATGGTGTATGATGGTTCTTGGtggtgtttagagagagagagagagagactgacTAGTGAGTGGGTTTGAGTGTTTGTAAAAGTGATATAaggtttgttatttatttatatttctatttctattttttaatataggggcattttagtctttttattAGAAACTAACATAATATTCAAACAGAgttaaaaaattggactcaaaatgttagaaaaaaaaaacgctTAGGGACTCGGaacgttaaacattttgattttagaCTCAGGTGGTTAAAATCACTataacacagggactcaaaaagtaattttccCTTTGAAATTATTAGGGAATAATTTTGAAAGTGATGTTTTCGAAAAGTTTTAATGTAAGTAATCTTGTGAATTAGAAGATTACTTGTAGCAAATGGCCTATAGTTTAACGGTATCAAGGTATATACGTTAAAAAGTGGCTAAGTGTTTAGTCTCAAAGTGATATAGATTTAAAAGTAGGAGTCGAAAGTGTGCGAGCTTGCCGTTCTTAAGAAAAATAAAGGTTATTTCATATGTTTTAATACTACAGTCACGTTAACGTTACTACCCAAATGAGTATCACTAACATAATGTAgtaaaaatcaaagaaaaaggAACTGATAAGATTAAAATACCGTCGTCTCGTCGTTAGTTCGTCGTTGATTAACGACATTATCTACAGACATCCTAACCCGAAGAAAACCTACAATGATTGGTAGATTAACAAGAGATGTCCGTCAATGGAAAACATTCGTTTCTTAGTGTTATTTCATCATTTTAACATTATAAAAGACACGGATATTTTTTATGGCAATACTTCATACAAAATATTCCCTTGTGTAGTTGTGTAGCTAAATCTCCTTTGGTTAGATTAACGGTTGTGATTCACTGCATTATGAACTTCACTTCCAGTAGCTATGTAGATAACGAACATTTGTATTTATGCAACGAAGAGTGGTGGTGAGCTTGATATTTTTGACCGGGggcggaagtcaccggacctaaaaatttctataaaaccaggGGTTCGAAAAcctatatacccaaaaatttctatacgaaaactacatactctccactactgagcgaaaagttcgaagGGTCgaccgccccctcccgccccttaaaagcttcgcaCATGACGAAGTACATACTTGTTTGGGCATGGTAGCTATGTAAATAACGAACATTTGTATTTATGCAACGAAGTACATACTTGTTTGAGCATATTGATAAAGACATGAGGGGCTTTATCTTTTCCTCCGAGTAGTCATCTCATATTTGGGCATATGAAGAAAACATGTATACCATAAaagattaaataaaaaaaatacttttgCATGTATACCAATTTTGTTACTCTCATAAAGTTACTGTTCCTTTTTTTTTCTTGCTTTTCATTGGTAACACTTtacatttttttacttttaattggTTTATCACTTCACCTCTTTCTCTACTATAgtggtgtaatatattttattttataaaaatacttatattatactaggttataaccccgtgtattacacgggttgaaaaaaaatgtaattttatatactaaataataaaacaatatatctttaaaaacctcatttattacacgggttgaaaataaatgtaattttatatattaaataataaaaaatattatatttttaagaacctcgtgtattgtaatttatataccaaataagaaaaaagttaaatctttaaaaactctatgtattacacgagttgaataaatgtaattataaattaatagtatattaaataaacataattttgtatTAATAGtgtattaattaaataaatataattttgaatATAGTCTTATATATAAATTACTCACAAAATCGGTTATCTTGCTGAAGCCTATGATCGTATTGGCTCATAGGCCTATGAGGGCCTATTTGGATCCATTATGTTTGTCCCGATAGGATTTTAGTcttatctattttttttatttgttttatatttaCCTATTTGCTTACACGAAATatataaatacttttaactttataagatattaaattaataatattttaattaattaaaaaagcttaaattaaaataataattatctataagagatagcttaatataatgacaagtgtccctaaagtggttttTAAAAAAgcttaaattaaaataataattatctataagagatagcttaatataatgacaagtgtccctaaagtggtttcttttattatatagtatagattcgtGATATCCTCTTCAATATATATGGAT encodes:
- the LOC110873030 gene encoding zinc transporter 5, which codes for MELLRPISLTFLLSTLVITNVVADCTCEPEQISGDKGKALHYKLIAIASILTAGGVGVTLPFLGKIFPALGPEKDGFFVVKTFAAGVILATGFIHILPQAFNRLNSPCLEGHGWTEFPMAGLVAMVATMATLLFESSAAAYQVRAAATKVMGGGEDTEMEVGIMHDHGHGHGHGSLLMDDDAEVRRYRIVSQVLELGIVIHSVIIGLSLGASKSPKTIKPLIAALSFHQLFEGLGLGGNIFQAKIKSCATVVMGVCFALTTPSGIVVGILVSNTYDANSSKALIVQGVLDAAAAGILIYMALVDLLSPDFKNPRMQNNKFLLLASNISLILGAGLMSLLAKWV